The proteins below come from a single Mugil cephalus isolate CIBA_MC_2020 chromosome 7, CIBA_Mcephalus_1.1, whole genome shotgun sequence genomic window:
- the ltb4r2b gene encoding leukotriene B4 receptor 2b, translated as MKPINASDPEDDSVVSNDTATSLGALILSLVFLLGVPGNFFIVWSILVRVRRRSVTTLLILNLAFADGFLMALTIFFIIYLAKQTWVFGDVMCKGLFYLCNANMYASIFLITLMSVHRLVAVLFPRKLPQLFTEKIVRRVVLCMWAMVMVFAIPSLVFRDVRDDLDEHGKVRMVCAPNHTLPRYVRFQYAFETVSGFILPYAVIITSYVLILRRLRQTKFRRAVRSEKLILAIVVMFGLFWLPYHVINMVQVAAEWYEEGSKQREILDTITQSSRAVTSALAFISSCANPVLYTFAGKSYMRKNGFGFMAKLFEGTSSEQSAAKASRVLATDRTVFSNGDTLNDSVAYTAQNGSVDET; from the exons ATGAAACCCATCAACGCCTCAGACCCTGAGGACGACAGCGTTGTGAGCAATGACACCGCCACGAGCTTGGGCGCCCTCATCCTCAGCCTGGTCTTCCTCCTGGGCGTCCCGGGCAACTTCTTCATCGTCTGGAGCATCCTGGTGCGCGTCCGGCGACGCTCGGTCAccaccctcctcatcctcaacCTGGCCTTCGCCGATGGATTCCTCATGGCCCTCaccatcttcttcatcatctacCTGGCCAAGCAGACGTGGGTCTTCGGCGACGTCATGTGCAAGGGCCTGTTCTACCTGTGCAACGCCAACATGTACGCCTCCATCTTCCTCATCACGCTGATGAGCGTGCACAGGCTGGTGGCCGTGCTGTTCCCACGGAAACTGCCCCAACTGTTCACCGAGAAGATCGTGAGGAGGGTGGTCCTCTGCATGTGGGCGATGGTGATGGTGTTCGCCATCCCCTCGCTGGTGTTTCGAGATGTGAGAGACGACCTAGACGAGCACGGCAAAGTCAGGATGGTGTGCGCGCCCAATCACACGCTGCCTCGATAT GTGAGGTTTCAGTACGCGTTCGAGACGGTGTCGGGATTCATTCTCCCCTACGCGGTCATCATAACCAGCTACGTCCTCATCCTGAGACGCCTGAGACAGACCAAGTTCAGACGGGCGGTCCGCAGCGAGAAGCTCATCCTGGCCATCGTGGTGATGTTCGGCCTGTTCTGGCTGCCGTACCACGTCATCAACATGGTGCAG GTGGCGGCTGAGTGGTACGAGGAGGGttcaaaacaaagagaaat ATTGGACACAATCACCCAGTCAAGCCGTGCCGTGACCTCAGCTCTGGCCTTCATCAGCAGCTGCGCCAACCCCGTGCTCTACACCTTCGCCGGGAAATCCTACATGAGGAAGAACGGCTTCGGCTTCATGGCGAAGCTCTTCGAGGGCACCTCGTCGGAACAGAGCGCGGCCAAAGCCAGCCGGGTGTTGGCCACGGACAGAACGGTTTTCAGTAACGGCGACACCCTAAACGACAGCGTCGCTTACACTGCACAAAACGGAAGCGTGGACGAAACTTAA